The sequence GGTCCCACCACAAGGCCGTGAAGTCTTGGGAGCCATTTTTCAATCTCTTCCACTGCATTAGGACTGTCCCttgacacacagacaaacacacacagacacacacacaatgttagaTGTGTTTGACTGCACAAAATACGAAAAGTCCTGGTTATGTTCTTGTTTCCAAAAGCTATTTCCTTTTTATGCCTTGTGCGTCATCCTGGTTTTCattaataaaaggttttatgAATTCATTTTTACCATGGCAACCGTGCACACACAGGGGAAGGAAGATGCATACATGCCACTGTATCTGCATATTTGTCAAAATCTAGAAGAGCTTGTTTGAGTTATTGTTTGTGACATATGGTATTTACTACTATAATACAGTTTTGGCATGTTTCTATGAAGCATATATATAGTTTCCTGTTTAGCTAAAGctaatgcagtctaatacaacagTCATGCAATAAATCCAACTTACAAAAAGGTTAAAATGTTTTGCGGTTtagagaggtgttgattcaactttGTGATCATTTTGTAAGACTTAGGTTGTGGTGCTGTAAAACTTAATTGCATTATGCAAACAGCTCTGTTATTTAGCCTACTGTCATTAATACTGGTGtggacaaaataaaagaaacacccGTCAGAAGATCCTATGAAAGAATGTCCTGTCAAAATTATATTCAGATGATAATTGGTCCAGGTGGATCTGTACTTACAGAACAGGATGAACTATGAGCTCAGGGCTGTATGATTTGATTACAGTTGCAGCATCTTTTGTGCAGAACACATGAGACAAGTCAGCCCCCTAAATACAAGACAAAGGAACCATCACTGCACCAGAACTAAAccttaactttaaaaaaagatacttTTAGACTGGGTAACATTAATGATACATCATTAGAATTACTGCCTACCACTTTCAACGCTGAGATGGCGGCGAAGTACGGAGCTCCAGTATAGCTTTAGAGAGTGGAGATGAAAAGAATTAGGGCAAATGTGCTATAGAATAAAAATAAGGCTATTGTTTGGTGAATGATGTTGACATTGAGGACAAGTTGTGTGACATACTCTTGGCATCCTCCGATGATCCCAATACGTCCATCTTGTCCCTtgtgctttttggatgtcaGTGGAGGGACTATGCTTTTTACTAGTGAGAGGATGTCATCATCCATGCTTCTGTGTGATGTAGACCCCAAACTGTAGTAGCGTTCAAACACTGAGGAAATAAACAAAGCGTCAGTTTTAAAGTGTGAGATACTACTACTTTTTTCCTTTACACAAACATAAGATGACATCAGTTTCacaataaaatcaacaaatacagAGATAATGATGTACTGTGAATAAAGATAAACCACCTAACTGCACCGAGGAGtaaacctatatatatatatatatataatatatattatatatatataggtttactccttgatgcagcaggcccgggttcaactccaacaataaaggcttaaaaatgtccaaaaaataatcttaaaaataaataaacaaacaaaccaccTAACTAAGGAAAAACTTTGTACTGGAGCTCCATCACTGAGCCTTCGCATTACAGCTGATATGCCTTTAATTGTCACCTTGAGGCTGCACATGACACCGAAACTAATACCTAATGCCTGGGGATCTGTGTTCAATAGTTGACTTTGTTGAGTGCAACAGTCTGTCTGGGGTGAAGGGCGTCTGAGATGACTTGACTGGCCTTGTGTACATGATGGGGAGGCACTGGAGAACACAGGAGCACGGGCAGGAGGAGCTGTTTTACAGGGAGTGGCTGCAGAGCCGGGTCTGGTGGAGGAGATGCTGGAGAACATCTGACCGAGCATCTgaagcatgtgcagctccctgGCGTGTTCGGCTTCCCTACGGCGGTCTTCTGCCTGCAAGCGCTGCTCCTCCATCCGATAAAAGTTGTCCTCAGCCTGGGCGCTCTGCTCCAGGAACTGCTCCATTAGTTTCTCCATGGGGAAGTTAGCACGCCGCTTTCTCTGCCGTTTAGGTGTTTTGGTTGATAGATTACTGGTCGACTGGCCGCTGTTATGCGGTCTTACTGAAGTGCCTAAAGTAGAGTGGGGTGAGACATTATGTGATGCATCTTTGAGCAAAATCTATAATCAAATAATCATGGTATTAGAAATTATCCACCAAACATAGAAGAACCACTGAGTGTGGACAAGGAGGGAAGACTTACTGTTATTGCCCATTGTCACTTTAACTGGAATGGGGATGGGAACAGCTGGGTATTCCAACTTCACTTCAGTTTCTGCAGGATAAGGACACTCCCCTGTGCTCTCCGAGTATGCATCCTGAGCATCTTCTCCATCTTCCTCCAGGCCATCATGATCCACGGCCTCTTCTCCCCCCGCCCCGCTGTCTATAAACTCCTGGGGGTCAAGAGCGGGCCGGTTGCTCAAAATCATCTCCATGGTGTCATAAAACTTACAAATCTTGTGATACTGCCCGTTGTTCCGTAGATTACCTTCCTTTGCTAACAAGTACTGTCTCTTGAGGCTTTTGATCCGCACCCTGCACTGCTCC is a genomic window of Etheostoma spectabile isolate EspeVRDwgs_2016 chromosome 11, UIUC_Espe_1.0, whole genome shotgun sequence containing:
- the naxd gene encoding ATP-dependent (S)-NAD(P)H-hydrate dehydratase isoform X2 codes for the protein MGNNSTSVRPHNSGQSTSNLSTKTPKRQRKRRANFPMEKLMEQFLEQSAQAEDNFYRMEEQRLQAEDRRREAEHARELHMLQMLGQMFSSISSTRPGSAATPCKTAPPARAPVFSSASPSCTQGQSSHLRRPSPQTDCCTQQSQLLNTDPQALVFERYYSLGSTSHRSMDDDILSLVKSIVPPLTSKKHKGQDGRIGIIGGCQDYTGAPYFAAISALKVGADLSHVFCTKDAATVIKSYSPELIVHPVLDSPNAVEEIEKWLPRLHGLVVGPGLGREDVLLKAAKEVIEKSKARDIPIVIDADGLWLVTQQPSVIQGYHKGILTPNFMEFTRLYEALHHEPMNSTDHQRSVMQLSVAMGNLTVVLKGEQDLITDGTKVISCSVEGSGRRCGGQGDLLSGSMGVLAHWAHAASAAGMGRSLNPSVVAAFGACSLTRQCNSQAYQRHGRSTTTSDMIQEIGTAFKKLFES
- the naxd gene encoding ATP-dependent (S)-NAD(P)H-hydrate dehydratase isoform X1; this translates as MQANTTRGFLWSDVETRTLLNIWGEQDIQTALDGNFRNSFVYRDVSRRLGVMGFERTPEQCRVRIKSLKRQYLLAKEGNLRNNGQYHKICKFYDTMEMILSNRPALDPQEFIDSGAGGEEAVDHDGLEEDGEDAQDAYSESTGECPYPAETEVKLEYPAVPIPIPVKVTMGNNSTSVRPHNSGQSTSNLSTKTPKRQRKRRANFPMEKLMEQFLEQSAQAEDNFYRMEEQRLQAEDRRREAEHARELHMLQMLGQMFSSISSTRPGSAATPCKTAPPARAPVFSSASPSCTQGQSSHLRRPSPQTDCCTQQSQLLNTDPQALVFERYYSLGSTSHRSMDDDILSLVKSIVPPLTSKKHKGQDGRIGIIGGCQDYTGAPYFAAISALKVGADLSHVFCTKDAATVIKSYSPELIVHPVLDSPNAVEEIEKWLPRLHGLVVGPGLGREDVLLKAAKEVIEKSKARDIPIVIDADGLWLVTQQPSVIQGYHKGILTPNFMEFTRLYEALHHEPMNSTDHQRSVMQLSVAMGNLTVVLKGEQDLITDGTKVISCSVEGSGRRCGGQGDLLSGSMGVLAHWAHAASAAGMGRSLNPSVVAAFGACSLTRQCNSQAYQRHGRSTTTSDMIQEIGTAFKKLFES